From a region of the Candidatus Eisenbacteria bacterium genome:
- a CDS encoding LOG family protein — protein sequence MSHDRSGTAEPRMVDLSDEEGVKRVLSTTILGLWDIVNNLTRLRPTRRDRYRVAIFGSARAQPGTFVYDEVKRVATALTAMGCDIVTGGGPGLMQAANEGAVAAGMPERSTGIRVELPFEQEVNPFVEQVFEHRTFFTRLHHFVLASDAFVVVPGGIGTVLETMMIWQLLQVRHVQDVPLILVGRMWAGLVEWARTSMLDPRLPMANAQDFDIPRCLETADEAIAVVRDLHAKWRAAEPRSAC from the coding sequence ATGTCGCACGATCGCAGTGGTACCGCGGAGCCGAGGATGGTCGACCTCTCCGACGAGGAGGGCGTCAAGCGCGTCCTGTCGACGACCATCCTGGGCCTCTGGGACATCGTCAACAACCTCACGCGCCTGCGTCCGACGCGGCGTGATCGCTATCGCGTCGCCATCTTCGGCTCCGCGCGCGCGCAGCCGGGGACGTTCGTCTACGACGAGGTGAAGCGGGTCGCCACCGCGCTCACCGCGATGGGTTGCGACATCGTCACCGGCGGCGGGCCGGGGCTGATGCAGGCGGCCAACGAGGGTGCCGTCGCGGCCGGGATGCCAGAGCGCTCCACGGGGATCCGTGTCGAGCTACCCTTCGAGCAGGAGGTGAATCCGTTCGTCGAACAGGTCTTCGAGCACCGCACCTTCTTCACGCGCCTCCACCACTTCGTGCTCGCCTCCGACGCGTTCGTCGTCGTGCCCGGCGGGATCGGCACGGTCCTGGAGACGATGATGATCTGGCAGCTCCTGCAGGTGCGCCACGTGCAGGACGTCCCGTTGATTCTCGTCGGCCGGATGTGGGCTGGCCTGGTCGAGTGGGCGAGGACGAGCATGCTCGATCCACGCCTGCCGATGGCCAATGCCCAGGACTTCGACATTCCGCGCTGCCTCGAGACGGCCGACGAGGCGATCGCGGTGGTGCGGGACCTGCACGCGAAATGGCGCGCGGCGGAGCCGCGAAGCGCCTGCTAG